Below is a window of Streptomyces sp. NBC_00223 DNA.
CGTAGTCGCCGGGCACCGCCGCGCCGTTGCAGTAACGGTGCAGCGTCGAGGTGCTGACGTGCAGCCGGGTGGCCAGCACGCCGTAGCTGCGCCCCGACCGTTCCTTGAGCCCGCGCAGTTCGCGCGCGAAATCCTCGATGTGCGTGGTCATTCCACCCTCCCCCTCGTTCCGGGCAGACATTCCAGGAGATGCCATCATCGCAGCTCAGAGTGGGTGGAATCGTTCCAGCGTCCCCTACTGTGGCAAGACTGTGGCATCCGGGACAGGACACGGCCCAGGGTGATGGCATCCCAACCGCTCACCGTGAAGGATGACCACCATGTCCGTGAAATCCGCTCTGTCCTCCACCGCCGTCCTCGTGCTCGGCGCCGTCGCCCTCACCGCGTGCCAGGCCGGGTCCACCACCCCGGTGAGCGAATCGGCGCCCTCGCGGCCGGCCTCCTCCTCGTCGGTCCCCGTGGCCCCCGCGGGCAGCGCGGCGCCGGTCTCCACGCCGTCCGCTCCGGCGTCGGCGGGCGGGAGCGGTACGGAGAGCGCCGCCTCGGGCAGCAGCGGACCGGCCGCCAAGAGCGGGGGCGGCGACAACGCCACCAGTGACAGCTACGCCTACAAGCACCCCTGCTCCAGCGGGCAGTTGTCCGTGCACGTGGTCACCCGGGCCGCGGCGCCCACCCAGCGGGTGATCGAAGTGCGCAACGTCGGCGCGTCCTCCTGCGGCCTGAGCTACTACCCGC
It encodes the following:
- a CDS encoding DUF4232 domain-containing protein, yielding MSVKSALSSTAVLVLGAVALTACQAGSTTPVSESAPSRPASSSSVPVAPAGSAAPVSTPSAPASAGGSGTESAASGSSGPAAKSGGGDNATSDSYAYKHPCSSGQLSVHVVTRAAAPTQRVIEVRNVGASSCGLSYYPRIYLADSHAADFSHAVRPLVPSGLGGAPAYPVYAGRTAYAVVNLDPSGATTGTVKGIDELDVLADGDHMPNADTLNFPLGSGAHVLKPKLGLYRATVADAVASMDSADTQT